A genomic segment from Modestobacter roseus encodes:
- a CDS encoding DUF3180 domain-containing protein, giving the protein MSPVRRRDLVVLAVGIAVASWLVVRAAYGSLPVRSWWLPLPLGVLALALALGARALRARLAVQRDRRPGPRGSVRPVEPMLVARLAVLAQASAYVGAVFAGVWGGLLLHALPSIGQLRAAGGDAVTGAIGVVLGAALVAAALWLEHVCKIPPEHDDEGTPGGARA; this is encoded by the coding sequence GTGAGCCCGGTGCGCCGCCGCGACCTGGTGGTCCTCGCCGTCGGCATCGCCGTGGCGTCCTGGCTGGTGGTCCGGGCGGCCTACGGGTCGCTGCCGGTGCGCTCCTGGTGGCTCCCGCTGCCGCTGGGGGTGCTCGCCCTGGCGCTGGCCCTCGGTGCCCGCGCGCTGCGCGCCCGGCTGGCCGTGCAACGGGACCGCCGTCCGGGGCCGCGGGGGTCGGTCCGGCCGGTCGAGCCGATGCTGGTCGCCCGGCTCGCGGTGCTCGCCCAGGCCAGCGCCTACGTCGGTGCGGTCTTCGCCGGCGTGTGGGGAGGGCTGCTGCTGCACGCGCTTCCGTCGATCGGTCAGCTGCGAGCGGCCGGTGGCGACGCGGTCACCGGCGCCATCGGCGTCGTCCTGGGGGCCGCCCTGGTCGCCGCCGCGCTGTGGCTGGAGCACGTCTGCAAGATCCCGCCCGAGCACGACGACGAGGGCACGCCCGGCGGCGCCCGCGCCTGA
- the folP gene encoding dihydropteroate synthase encodes MSRTLPRPGRCVVMGVLNVTPDSFSDGGTFADTATAVAHGRRMHAAGADYVDVGGESTRPGADRVDAEEECRRVVPVVRELAAAGVRVSVDTTRAEVAEAALDAGAVLVNDVSGGLADAGMARLVADAGVPWVLMHWRGHSREMYAAARYGDVVTEVAAELTARVEDVVAAGVDPAQLVLDPGLGFAKNAEHNWALLAGLDRLVALGLPVLVGASRKTFLGRLLAGPDGAVRPVEGREAATTAISVLAAQAGAWGVRVHDPVQSLDAIRTLAAVQAARGGGSGRG; translated from the coding sequence GTGAGCCGCACGCTGCCACGCCCCGGCCGGTGCGTGGTGATGGGCGTCCTCAACGTCACGCCGGACTCCTTCTCCGACGGCGGCACCTTCGCCGACACCGCCACCGCCGTCGCGCACGGCCGGCGCATGCACGCCGCGGGCGCCGACTACGTCGACGTCGGGGGCGAGTCGACCCGCCCCGGCGCCGACCGCGTCGACGCCGAGGAGGAGTGCCGGCGCGTCGTGCCGGTGGTCCGCGAGCTGGCCGCCGCGGGCGTGCGGGTGAGCGTGGACACCACCCGCGCGGAGGTCGCCGAGGCGGCGCTCGACGCCGGCGCGGTGCTGGTCAACGACGTCAGCGGCGGGCTGGCCGACGCCGGCATGGCCCGGCTGGTCGCCGACGCCGGCGTCCCGTGGGTGCTGATGCACTGGCGGGGCCACAGCCGCGAGATGTACGCGGCGGCCCGCTACGGCGACGTCGTCACCGAGGTCGCCGCCGAGCTGACCGCGCGGGTGGAGGACGTCGTCGCGGCCGGCGTCGACCCGGCGCAGCTGGTGCTCGACCCGGGGCTGGGCTTCGCCAAGAACGCCGAGCACAACTGGGCGCTGCTGGCCGGGCTGGACCGGCTGGTCGCCCTCGGGCTGCCGGTGCTGGTGGGCGCCTCGCGCAAGACGTTCCTGGGGCGGCTGCTGGCCGGCCCCGACGGCGCCGTCCGGCCGGTCGAGGGCCGGGAGGCGGCGACGACGGCGATCTCGGTGCTCGCCGCGCAGGCCGGCGCCTGGGGCGTGCGGGTGCACGACCCGGTGCAGTCGCTGGACGCGATCAGGACGCTGGCGGCGGTGCAGGCTGCCCGCGGGGGAGGGAGTGGACGTGGCTGA
- the folE gene encoding GTP cyclohydrolase I FolE → MRPGRIDSARAEAAVRELLLAIGEDPDRPGLVDTPARVARAYAEVFAGLDQDPYDVLATTFDEDHDELVLVKDIPMYSTCEHHLVPFHGVAHVGYIPGPDGRVTGLSKLARLVDVYARRPQVQERMTRQVADALFDVLKPQGVIVVVQAEHLCMSMRGIRKPGSSTTTSAVRGVFRDSAATRSEAMSLILQR, encoded by the coding sequence CTGCGCCCGGGTCGGATCGACTCCGCGCGGGCCGAGGCCGCCGTCCGGGAGCTGCTGCTCGCCATCGGCGAGGACCCGGACCGGCCGGGTCTGGTCGACACCCCGGCCCGGGTCGCCCGGGCCTACGCCGAGGTCTTCGCCGGCCTCGACCAGGACCCCTACGACGTCCTCGCGACGACGTTCGACGAGGACCACGACGAGCTGGTGCTGGTCAAGGACATCCCGATGTACTCGACCTGCGAGCACCACCTCGTGCCCTTCCACGGTGTCGCGCACGTCGGTTACATCCCCGGCCCCGACGGCCGGGTGACCGGGCTGTCCAAGCTGGCCCGGCTGGTCGACGTCTACGCCCGGCGGCCGCAGGTGCAGGAGCGGATGACCCGGCAGGTCGCCGACGCGCTGTTCGACGTGCTCAAGCCGCAGGGCGTGATCGTGGTGGTCCAGGCCGAGCACCTCTGCATGTCGATGCGCGGCATCCGGAAGCCGGGCTCGTCCACGACGACGTCGGCCGTGCGCGGGGTCTTCCGGGACAGCGCGGCCACGCGCAGCGAGGCGATGAGCCTCATCCTGCAGCGGTGA
- a CDS encoding ABC transporter permease gives MLAVDAAPNPWFDPSYVTREWDTIVDLAGEHVRLTVGAVVLGALIALPLALLARRSRWLAGPVLGLSTLIYTIPSLAMFAFIAPATGLTTTTVLVGLVLYSLVILVRNFLAGLRSVPPDVREAAQGMGYGPVRLFWQVELPLALPSFIAGLRVATVSTVALVTVGVIVGHGGLGQLITGGFAANFYRAEIVTGVVGCVLLALIGDLLLAGAERVLTPWSRRVAA, from the coding sequence GTGCTCGCAGTCGATGCGGCGCCGAACCCCTGGTTCGACCCCTCCTACGTGACCCGTGAGTGGGACACCATTGTGGACCTGGCCGGCGAGCACGTGCGGCTCACCGTCGGCGCGGTCGTGCTCGGTGCCCTGATCGCCCTCCCGCTGGCGCTGCTCGCCCGGCGCAGCCGGTGGCTGGCCGGCCCGGTGCTCGGCCTGTCGACGCTGATCTACACCATCCCGTCGTTGGCGATGTTCGCCTTCATCGCGCCGGCCACCGGGCTGACGACGACGACGGTGCTGGTCGGGCTGGTGCTCTACTCGCTGGTGATCCTGGTCCGGAACTTCCTCGCCGGCCTGCGGTCGGTGCCACCGGACGTGCGGGAGGCCGCGCAGGGCATGGGCTACGGGCCGGTGCGGCTGTTCTGGCAGGTCGAGCTGCCGCTGGCGCTGCCGTCCTTCATCGCCGGCCTGCGGGTGGCCACGGTCTCCACGGTCGCGCTGGTCACCGTCGGGGTGATCGTCGGGCACGGTGGGCTGGGGCAGCTGATCACCGGGGGGTTCGCCGCGAACTTCTACCGCGCCGAGATCGTCACCGGCGTCGTCGGCTGCGTGCTGCTGGCGCTGATCGGTGACCTCCTGCTGGCGGGGGCCGAGCGGGTGCTGACCCCCTGGTCGCGGCGGGTGGCGGCGTGA
- the hpt gene encoding hypoxanthine phosphoribosyltransferase: MGPDHGYGPDIDHVLLSARQIEEKIEELAATIAEDYAGREVLLVGVLKGAVMFMSDFARALRLPTQMEFMAVSSYGSSTSSSGVVRILKDLDRDISDRHVLVLEDIIDSGLTLSWLLKNLGGRRPASLEVCTLLRKPDAVQVDVPVKYIGFDIPNEFVVGYGLDYAERYRDLPYIGTLKPEVYST; this comes from the coding sequence TTGGGCCCTGACCACGGCTACGGCCCCGACATCGACCACGTGCTCCTCTCCGCGCGGCAGATCGAGGAGAAGATCGAGGAGCTGGCGGCGACGATCGCCGAGGACTACGCCGGCCGCGAGGTGCTGCTCGTGGGGGTGCTCAAGGGCGCGGTCATGTTCATGTCCGACTTCGCCCGGGCGCTGCGCCTGCCCACCCAGATGGAGTTCATGGCGGTCTCCTCCTACGGCAGCTCCACCAGCTCCTCGGGCGTGGTGCGCATCCTCAAGGACCTCGACCGGGACATCAGCGACCGCCACGTGCTGGTGCTCGAGGACATCATCGACTCCGGGCTCACGCTGTCCTGGCTGCTGAAGAACCTGGGCGGCCGGCGGCCGGCGAGCCTCGAGGTCTGCACCCTGCTGCGCAAGCCCGACGCGGTGCAGGTCGACGTCCCGGTGAAGTACATCGGGTTCGACATCCCCAACGAGTTCGTCGTCGGGTACGGCCTCGACTACGCCGAGCGCTACCGCGACCTGCCCTACATCGGCACGCTCAAGCCCGAGGTGTACTCCACCTAG
- a CDS encoding ABC transporter permease yields MNRLQDAVVYLNDPFNWTRPNGIVDLLVEHLRISGLAVLVALLIGVPVGALLGHTGRGGGFVVGLSNVSRAVPTLALLTLFAVTPIGFGPTATTIALAVFAIPPVLSNTHVGFRGVDRDVVEASRAMGMDGRQVLLRAELPLAVPMVMTGVRTAAVQVVATATLAALVAGGGLGQIITLGFRQQDYGAVLAGALVVAGLAVLTELALAVLSWAVTPGQRQLPWTRLRVRRRVQATSPL; encoded by the coding sequence GTGAACCGGCTGCAGGACGCCGTCGTCTACCTCAACGACCCGTTCAACTGGACCCGGCCGAACGGGATCGTCGACCTGCTGGTCGAGCACCTGCGGATCTCCGGGCTGGCGGTGCTGGTGGCCCTGCTGATCGGGGTCCCGGTGGGCGCGCTGCTGGGGCACACCGGCCGGGGTGGGGGCTTCGTCGTGGGGTTGTCCAACGTGTCCCGCGCCGTGCCCACCCTGGCCCTGCTCACGCTGTTCGCGGTGACCCCCATCGGCTTCGGCCCGACGGCGACGACGATCGCGCTGGCGGTGTTCGCGATCCCGCCGGTGCTCTCCAACACCCACGTCGGGTTCCGCGGCGTCGACCGTGACGTCGTCGAGGCGTCCCGGGCGATGGGCATGGACGGCCGGCAGGTGCTGCTGCGGGCCGAGCTGCCGCTGGCGGTGCCGATGGTGATGACCGGGGTGCGCACCGCCGCCGTCCAGGTGGTCGCCACCGCGACGCTCGCCGCGCTGGTCGCCGGAGGCGGGCTGGGCCAGATCATCACCCTCGGGTTCCGGCAGCAGGACTACGGCGCCGTGCTCGCCGGGGCGCTCGTCGTCGCCGGTCTCGCCGTCCTCACCGAACTGGCGCTCGCGGTGTTGAGCTGGGCGGTCACCCCGGGCCAGCGGCAGCTGCCGTGGACGCGGCTGCGGGTGCGCCGCCGGGTGCAGGCGACCTCTCCCCTCTGA
- a CDS encoding zinc-dependent metalloprotease gives MSRPSSLVDWDLAGRTARRLTKAGPETSREEAADVVAELHRAAATAVAHVEELTGLHPVAGGPEPVVAVVDRPGWVDANTMGMAALLDPLTEALRAAQGGTPPGPLATAIGSRATGVQAGGVLAFLCTRVLGQYEVFGTGGRLLLVAPNIVETERRLGVDPTDFRLWVCLHEVTHQLQFTAVPWLRPYLEEQVQAFASATDLTPDVLRERLTDLVRSLGDAVRGGTDDDAPQGLMALVRGPEQRAVLDRVTAVMSLVEGHAEFVMDGVGPDVVPSVRTLRKRFAQRRKGRGPIDRVLRRLLGLEQKMQQYADGRVFVTGVVELAGMDGFNQVWAGPQNLPLVEELTDPARWVARVLGSRPAVPA, from the coding sequence ATGAGCCGCCCCTCGTCCCTCGTCGACTGGGACCTCGCCGGCCGCACCGCCCGTCGGCTGACCAAGGCGGGTCCGGAGACCTCCCGGGAAGAGGCTGCCGACGTCGTCGCCGAGCTGCACCGCGCGGCGGCGACCGCCGTCGCGCACGTCGAGGAGCTGACCGGCCTGCACCCGGTGGCCGGCGGACCCGAGCCGGTGGTCGCCGTCGTCGACCGGCCCGGCTGGGTCGACGCCAACACCATGGGCATGGCCGCGCTGCTCGACCCGCTGACCGAGGCCCTGCGCGCCGCCCAGGGCGGCACCCCGCCCGGCCCGCTGGCCACCGCGATCGGCTCCCGCGCCACCGGTGTGCAGGCCGGCGGGGTGCTGGCGTTCCTCTGCACGCGGGTGCTCGGCCAGTACGAGGTGTTCGGCACCGGTGGCCGGCTGCTGCTGGTCGCCCCGAACATCGTCGAGACCGAGCGGCGCCTGGGCGTCGACCCGACCGACTTCCGGCTGTGGGTCTGCCTGCACGAGGTCACCCACCAGCTCCAGTTCACCGCCGTCCCGTGGCTGCGCCCCTACCTCGAGGAGCAGGTGCAGGCCTTCGCGTCGGCCACCGACCTGACCCCCGACGTGCTGCGGGAGCGGCTCACCGACCTGGTCCGCAGCCTCGGCGACGCCGTACGGGGCGGCACCGACGACGACGCCCCGCAGGGGCTGATGGCGCTGGTCCGCGGCCCGGAGCAGCGGGCCGTGCTGGACCGGGTGACCGCGGTGATGAGCCTGGTCGAGGGGCACGCCGAGTTCGTCATGGACGGCGTCGGCCCGGACGTCGTCCCCTCGGTGCGCACGCTGCGCAAGCGCTTCGCCCAGCGCCGCAAGGGCCGCGGCCCCATCGACCGGGTGCTGCGCCGCCTGCTGGGCCTGGAGCAGAAGATGCAGCAGTACGCCGACGGTCGGGTCTTCGTGACCGGCGTGGTCGAGCTGGCCGGCATGGACGGGTTCAACCAGGTCTGGGCCGGGCCGCAGAACCTGCCGCTGGTCGAGGAGCTCACCGACCCGGCCCGCTGGGTGGCGCGCGTGCTGGGCAGCCGCCCGGCCGTCCCCGCCTGA
- the folK gene encoding 2-amino-4-hydroxy-6-hydroxymethyldihydropteridine diphosphokinase, whose translation MSRAVLSLGGNLGDRAGTLRRAMESLAGQGLVARSVLYETPPWGPVEQPPYLNAIAVVRGDRDAAGWLALAHELEQAAGRTREVRWGARTLDVDVVTVTADDGTAVRSDDPQLTLPHPRAHERAFVLVPWLALDPGAELPGRGAVADLLAALPPDDVAAVVRWEQLA comes from the coding sequence ATGAGCCGGGCGGTCCTGTCCCTCGGCGGCAACCTGGGCGACCGCGCGGGCACGCTGCGCCGGGCGATGGAGTCGCTCGCCGGGCAGGGGCTGGTCGCGCGCTCGGTGCTGTACGAGACGCCGCCGTGGGGGCCGGTCGAGCAGCCGCCGTACCTGAACGCGATCGCCGTCGTGCGGGGTGACCGGGACGCCGCAGGCTGGCTGGCGCTGGCCCACGAGCTGGAACAGGCGGCCGGGCGCACCCGGGAGGTGCGCTGGGGAGCGCGGACGCTGGACGTCGACGTGGTCACGGTGACCGCGGACGACGGCACCGCAGTCCGCTCCGACGACCCGCAGCTCACCCTCCCGCACCCGCGGGCGCACGAGCGGGCGTTCGTGCTGGTGCCGTGGCTGGCGCTGGACCCCGGTGCGGAGCTCCCCGGGCGCGGTGCGGTGGCCGACCTGCTCGCGGCACTGCCGCCCGACGACGTCGCCGCGGTGGTCCGCTGGGAGCAGCTCGCGTGA
- a CDS encoding ABC transporter ATP-binding protein — protein MDATAPPGKPAPARAEQIRLDGVGKRYPDGTVAVRELDLTFAAGELSVLVGPSGCGKTTTMKMINRIIEPTSGRILLGDDDVTDVDPVQLRRRIGYVIQNVGLFPHQTVRRNVATVPRLLGWDKQRTRDRVEELLTLVGLDAATFGDRYPHQLSGGQRQRAGVARALAADPGVLLMDEPFSAVDPIVRERLQTEFLRLQEAVRKTIVFVTHDIEEAVRLGDRIAVMSEGGTVEQFAPPAELLGSPATPFVADFVGADRGLKRLAVTGIDLDDLEQPPVVHVDDGLADARAALTRAGARWAVVLDDQQDLHGWISAERAAGSGTVRTVARRMEAWVPVEATLKTAFSTMLQLEAGWVAVLDGDRFCGVLTPESLHAALRRSVEGTVPETAGATRV, from the coding sequence GTGGACGCTACTGCCCCGCCCGGAAAGCCCGCACCAGCACGAGCCGAGCAGATCCGGCTGGACGGGGTCGGCAAGCGCTACCCCGACGGCACGGTCGCGGTCCGCGAGCTGGACCTGACCTTCGCCGCGGGCGAGCTCAGCGTGCTGGTCGGACCCTCGGGCTGCGGCAAGACGACCACGATGAAGATGATCAACCGGATCATCGAGCCGACCAGCGGGCGGATCCTGCTCGGCGACGACGACGTCACCGACGTCGACCCGGTGCAGCTGCGCCGGCGGATCGGCTACGTCATCCAGAACGTCGGGCTCTTCCCGCACCAGACGGTGCGCCGCAACGTCGCCACCGTGCCCCGGCTGCTCGGGTGGGACAAGCAGCGCACCCGGGACCGGGTGGAGGAGCTGCTCACGCTGGTCGGCTTGGACGCGGCGACGTTCGGCGACCGCTACCCCCACCAGCTCTCCGGCGGGCAGCGCCAGCGCGCCGGGGTCGCCCGGGCGCTGGCCGCCGACCCCGGCGTCCTGCTGATGGACGAGCCGTTCTCCGCCGTCGACCCGATCGTGCGCGAGCGGCTGCAGACCGAGTTCCTCCGGCTGCAGGAGGCGGTGCGCAAGACCATCGTCTTCGTCACCCACGACATCGAGGAGGCGGTGCGGCTCGGCGACCGGATCGCGGTGATGAGCGAGGGCGGCACGGTCGAGCAGTTCGCCCCGCCGGCGGAGCTGCTCGGCTCCCCCGCCACCCCGTTCGTCGCCGACTTCGTGGGTGCCGACCGCGGCCTCAAGCGGCTGGCGGTCACCGGCATCGACCTCGACGACCTGGAGCAGCCGCCGGTGGTGCACGTCGACGACGGGCTGGCCGACGCCCGGGCCGCGCTGACCCGGGCCGGGGCCCGCTGGGCCGTGGTGCTCGACGACCAGCAGGACCTGCACGGCTGGATCTCCGCCGAGCGGGCCGCCGGGAGCGGCACGGTGCGCACCGTCGCACGCCGGATGGAGGCCTGGGTGCCGGTCGAGGCCACGCTCAAGACGGCGTTCTCCACCATGCTGCAGCTGGAGGCCGGCTGGGTCGCGGTGCTCGACGGCGACCGGTTCTGCGGGGTGCTGACCCCCGAGTCGCTGCACGCGGCGCTGCGCCGTTCCGTCGAGGGCACCGTCCCGGAGACGGCGGGCGCCACCCGCGTGTGA
- the folB gene encoding dihydroneopterin aldolase produces the protein MADRITVHGLTGHGFHGVYPEERERGQTFRVDAALELDTAPAAATDDLTRTVNYAELSQRLHAVLVGDPVDLLETLAQRLADLCLGYDGVQAVEITVHKPQADLGVPADDVTVAIRRERR, from the coding sequence GTGGCTGACCGGATCACCGTGCACGGCCTGACCGGGCACGGCTTCCACGGGGTGTACCCCGAGGAGCGCGAGCGCGGGCAGACCTTCCGGGTGGACGCCGCCCTGGAGCTGGACACCGCCCCCGCGGCGGCGACCGACGACCTGACGAGGACGGTCAACTACGCCGAGCTGTCCCAGCGGCTGCACGCGGTGCTCGTCGGCGACCCGGTCGACCTCCTGGAGACCCTCGCCCAGCGGCTGGCCGACCTCTGCCTCGGGTACGACGGTGTGCAGGCGGTGGAGATCACCGTGCACAAGCCGCAGGCCGACCTCGGGGTCCCCGCCGACGACGTGACGGTCGCGATCCGGCGCGAGCGCCGATGA
- the tilS gene encoding tRNA lysidine(34) synthetase TilS — protein MAGPPPAVAVVRHAVRLGLRRSDRPVLVACSGGADSVALASALAFEARDAGVRVGGVTVDHGLQPGSAARADATAQLLRGLGLDPVLSVRVQVGDDGGPEAAARAARYAALVRAAGEHGARIALGHTLDDQAETVLLGLGRGSGPRSVAGMVEERTADGVPWWRPLLGVRRATVRQACTDQGLPVWDDPWNADPAYTRVRLRAEVLPLLEQVLGGGVAPALARTAALLREDLDALDELAGARLAELLVDGGLPAGPLAQLPDALRRRVLRGWLRRAGVPDLQAVHLRAVDALLTRWRGQGRVDLPGGAGVLRSSGRLTLLSGAARPAEHRAAVDHPAEPPEEPCP, from the coding sequence GTGGCCGGGCCGCCGCCGGCGGTCGCGGTCGTCCGGCACGCCGTCCGCCTGGGGCTGCGGCGATCGGACCGGCCGGTACTGGTCGCCTGCAGCGGGGGAGCGGACTCGGTGGCGCTGGCGTCGGCGCTGGCCTTCGAGGCGCGCGACGCCGGCGTCCGGGTCGGGGGCGTGACCGTCGACCACGGGCTGCAGCCGGGCTCGGCCGCCCGCGCCGACGCCACGGCGCAGCTGCTGCGCGGGCTCGGCCTCGACCCGGTGCTGAGCGTGCGGGTCCAGGTGGGGGACGACGGTGGCCCGGAGGCGGCCGCGCGCGCCGCCCGGTACGCGGCCCTGGTCCGGGCGGCCGGTGAGCACGGTGCGCGGATCGCGCTCGGCCACACCCTCGACGACCAGGCCGAGACGGTGCTGCTCGGGTTGGGCCGCGGCTCGGGTCCGCGCTCGGTGGCCGGGATGGTCGAGGAGCGGACCGCCGACGGCGTCCCCTGGTGGCGGCCGCTCCTCGGCGTCCGGCGGGCGACCGTCCGGCAGGCCTGCACCGACCAGGGGCTGCCGGTGTGGGACGACCCGTGGAACGCCGACCCGGCCTACACCCGGGTCCGGCTGCGGGCCGAGGTGCTGCCGCTGCTGGAGCAGGTGCTCGGCGGCGGGGTCGCACCGGCGCTGGCGCGCACCGCCGCGCTGCTCCGGGAGGACCTCGACGCCCTGGACGAGCTCGCCGGCGCCCGGCTCGCCGAACTGCTCGTGGACGGCGGGCTGCCCGCCGGGCCGCTCGCCCAGCTCCCCGACGCGCTGCGCCGGCGGGTGCTGCGCGGTTGGCTGCGGCGTGCCGGCGTCCCCGACCTGCAGGCCGTGCACCTGCGCGCGGTCGACGCGCTGCTCACCCGCTGGCGGGGGCAGGGCCGGGTGGACCTACCCGGCGGCGCGGGCGTGCTCCGGTCGTCTGGCAGGCTGACGCTGCTGTCCGGCGCCGCGCGTCCTGCCGAGCACCGGGCTGCGGTCGACCACCCAGCCGAACCCCCAGAGGAGCCCTGCCCGTGA
- the ftsH gene encoding ATP-dependent zinc metalloprotease FtsH encodes MERKKIFRSVWFWVLIVVALAFIGSSFFRGNSSYDEVSTSTALAQIESGNVTSATINTTEQTVDLDLENPVEGSEQVSASYPVALEEGLVQLLRDSDEEFDTTVTQTSLLTSLLVSFLPFLILLLLLFWLFNSMQGGGRGVMAFGKSKAKVVSKDTPKTTFSDVAGADEAIEELREIKDFLQNPVKFQAIGAKIPKGVLLFGPPGTGKTLLARAVAGEAGVPFYSISGSDFVEMFVGVGASRVRDLFTQAKENAPAIIFVDEIDAVGRQRGAGMGGGHDEREQTLNQMLVEMDGFDVKGGVIMIAATNRPDVLDPALLRPGRFDRQIAVDRPDLAGRTEVLKVHATGKPLAEDVDLATVARRTPGFTGADLANVLNEAALLTARHNGTVITDAALEEAIDRVLSGPERKTRAMSEKEKKVTAYHEGGHALVAHALPNTDPVHKVTILPRGRSLGHTLVLPTEDRYTQTRSEMIDTLAYALGGRAAEELVFHEPTTGAGNDIEKATSLARSMVTQYGMSAKLGAVKYGSTDSEPFLGRDMGSRPDYSDAVAADIDGEVRALIEAAHDEAWEILVEYRDTLDQLVLELMEKETLSREDMARICAGVAKRPSLAPYNGFGKRTPSQRGPVLTPTEAAAAQNGHANGASQAPNPVGDVGAPAPGR; translated from the coding sequence ATGGAACGTAAGAAGATCTTCCGCTCGGTCTGGTTCTGGGTCCTCATCGTCGTCGCGCTGGCCTTCATCGGCTCCAGCTTCTTCCGCGGCAACAGCAGCTACGACGAGGTCTCGACGTCGACCGCACTCGCCCAGATCGAGAGCGGGAACGTCACCTCCGCCACGATCAACACCACCGAGCAGACGGTCGACCTCGACCTCGAGAACCCGGTGGAGGGCAGCGAGCAGGTCAGCGCGTCCTACCCGGTGGCGCTCGAGGAGGGCCTCGTCCAGCTGCTGCGGGACTCCGACGAGGAGTTCGACACCACCGTCACGCAGACCAGCCTGCTCACCAGCCTGCTGGTCAGCTTCCTGCCGTTCCTGATCCTGCTGCTGCTGCTGTTCTGGCTGTTCAACTCCATGCAGGGTGGCGGCCGCGGTGTGATGGCCTTCGGCAAGTCCAAGGCCAAGGTGGTCAGCAAGGACACCCCGAAGACGACGTTCTCCGACGTCGCCGGCGCCGACGAGGCGATCGAGGAGCTGCGGGAGATCAAGGACTTCCTGCAGAACCCGGTCAAGTTCCAGGCGATCGGGGCCAAGATCCCCAAGGGCGTGCTGCTGTTCGGCCCGCCCGGCACCGGCAAGACGCTGCTGGCCCGCGCGGTCGCCGGCGAGGCCGGCGTGCCGTTCTACTCGATCTCCGGCTCGGACTTCGTGGAGATGTTCGTGGGCGTCGGCGCCAGCCGGGTCCGCGACCTGTTCACCCAGGCCAAGGAGAACGCCCCGGCGATCATCTTCGTCGACGAGATCGACGCCGTCGGCCGCCAGCGTGGCGCCGGCATGGGCGGCGGGCACGACGAGCGCGAGCAGACCCTCAACCAGATGCTGGTCGAGATGGACGGCTTCGACGTCAAGGGCGGGGTCATCATGATCGCCGCCACGAACCGGCCGGACGTGCTGGACCCCGCACTGCTGCGCCCGGGCCGCTTCGACCGGCAGATCGCCGTCGACCGCCCCGACCTGGCCGGCCGCACCGAGGTGCTGAAGGTGCACGCCACGGGCAAGCCGCTGGCCGAGGACGTCGACCTGGCGACCGTCGCCCGCCGCACCCCCGGCTTCACCGGCGCCGACCTGGCCAACGTGCTCAACGAGGCCGCCCTGCTCACCGCCCGGCACAACGGCACGGTGATCACCGACGCCGCCCTCGAGGAGGCGATCGACCGGGTCCTCTCCGGGCCCGAGCGCAAGACCCGGGCGATGAGCGAGAAGGAGAAGAAGGTCACCGCGTACCACGAGGGCGGCCATGCCCTGGTGGCCCACGCACTGCCGAACACCGACCCGGTGCACAAGGTGACCATCCTGCCGCGCGGCCGCTCGCTGGGGCACACCCTCGTGCTGCCCACCGAGGACCGGTACACCCAGACCCGCTCGGAGATGATCGACACCCTGGCCTACGCGCTGGGCGGCCGGGCGGCCGAGGAGCTGGTCTTCCACGAGCCGACCACCGGCGCCGGCAACGACATCGAGAAGGCCACCTCGCTGGCCCGCTCGATGGTCACCCAGTACGGCATGAGCGCGAAGCTCGGCGCGGTGAAGTACGGCAGCACCGACTCCGAGCCGTTCCTCGGCCGGGACATGGGTTCGCGGCCGGACTACTCCGACGCGGTCGCCGCCGACATCGACGGCGAGGTGCGGGCGCTGATCGAGGCCGCGCACGACGAGGCCTGGGAGATCCTGGTCGAGTACCGGGACACCCTCGACCAGCTGGTGCTCGAGCTCATGGAGAAGGAGACCCTCTCCCGCGAGGACATGGCGCGGATCTGCGCCGGGGTCGCCAAGCGGCCCTCGCTGGCGCCGTACAACGGCTTCGGGAAGCGGACGCCGTCCCAGCGCGGGCCGGTGCTCACCCCCACCGAGGCCGCCGCAGCGCAGAACGGCCACGCCAACGGCGCATCGCAGGCCCCGAACCCGGTCGGCGACGTGGGCGCCCCGGCTCCGGGCCGGTGA